The genomic stretch GACGAATCTCTTTGAGAGTGAGCTGTTTGGATTTGAAAAGGGGGCTTTCACCGGGGCCGGCAAGAAAAAGCCGGGGAAATTCCAACTTGCAAACTCCGGAACCATCCTTTTGGACGAGATCTGTGAAATTCCCTTGCCCATGCAGTGTAAGCTTCTTCAAGTCCTTGAAGACAGTGAATTTTCCGCTCTTGGGAGCACCACTAATACAAGGATCGATGCCCGCGTTCTGGCAGCTACCAACGCCAATCTGAGTGAGATGGTATCTAGGGGGCAGTTCAGATTGGATCTTTATTATCGCGTCAACGTGGTATCTGTCCACATTCCGCCTCTAAAGGACCGTAAGGAAGACATTGATTTGCTGTGCGACCACTTTCTGAGGAAATATGCAGAGCGTAATGGCAAAGCGCATAGGCCTCTTACCGACCGGATCCGGGAGCAGTTTTATCAGTATTCCTGGCCCGGAAACGTTCGGGAACTGGAAAATGTTATCCAAGCCATTGCTACACTCGGAAATGAAGAGAGCTTTTACGACAAGATCGGCAATTATGGTCTTTCAGGCGTTTGTCGACATAGGAAGGGACCTGCCACGACAGCCGATGCAGTGACTGGGAGTGCGACCAACCTGCTGACACGATACACATTGAAGGAGCTCTCTAAGGAAGCGGCACGCCAGGCTGAGACAGATACCATTGTGGATGTGCTCTCCCGGACGGACTGGAATCGCAAGAAAGCGGCCGCCCTGCTGAAAACCAGCTACCGGACCCTTCTAAGCAAGATCAAGGAATACGAGATTAAGCAACATGGTGCCTCTATCGAAGATG from Deltaproteobacteria bacterium encodes the following:
- a CDS encoding sigma-54-dependent Fis family transcriptional regulator, which gives rise to MEPKKVLIVERSRGTREYLSGLVRTHGFYAYAVKRQEELLTHLNRENRDLLLLGSSIRMEQVSAFEEVLKREKKVLPILFIRNGKEALGQKRVVGKANTSSLPGNFHPDDLKVAIEKLIEKSRSSNGKGLDSTIVGKTPAMAKLKRHILDLAKSDLTVLVSGESGTGKELVASAIHRFSPRADRPFIKVNSAALPTNLFESELFGFEKGAFTGAGKKKPGKFQLANSGTILLDEICEIPLPMQCKLLQVLEDSEFSALGSTTNTRIDARVLAATNANLSEMVSRGQFRLDLYYRVNVVSVHIPPLKDRKEDIDLLCDHFLRKYAERNGKAHRPLTDRIREQFYQYSWPGNVRELENVIQAIATLGNEESFYDKIGNYGLSGVCRHRKGPATTADAVTGSATNLLTRYTLKELSKEAARQAETDTIVDVLSRTDWNRKKAAALLKTSYRTLLSKIKEYEIKQHGASIEDAITRSSQPAGDSFLGNFEGAQKGGKTGRFGRYERVEY